The following DNA comes from Solea senegalensis isolate Sse05_10M linkage group LG10, IFAPA_SoseM_1, whole genome shotgun sequence.
CATACCCCAGCCATGCATCGCTTTCTCTGACCGACCATTCAGTCCTGAAAACGGGTCACCAGATGAGGGTCACCATCTGGCTCACACCGCGCAGACAAAATGCTGCACAGACCCAGAAAACACTTACGTTTAGACAATCTCACACAGAGACCCTCACTCCGCTTCCATTCAGTGCTGATCATCAAAGCAGTTTATAACCCCAGTGATTGAAGCCCCGTCCCACATCAATCTACTCCAACCCCTCTCAACCACCTCCTCTACTCTTtgccctctctccccctccacctccacctcctccctcctccgtCTCACGCCTGCTGCTCTTTATCTGGCGACTCCTCTAGCGTGATGACGGTGAACTCCTCCGTGTTGCCGTTCTCCTGGATCTTCTCCTTGTTCATGAGCGTCACCATCTCCTGCTCCCGCTCCTGGGAGTGGGGGCTGGATGCCGATGCCGCTGCTCCATTGCCTTCGCCGCCATCTTTGGCCGTGATCATCAGCGTCTGTCGTTTGCCGCACAGGCTGCAAAATGCACATTAAAGACACGTTTGTTTGAATGAAGTAGAAAATGGGAGCCTGTCTGTTTCCATGCTGTGCACAGGAAGACAAATCAAATGgcataatgtaaaaaaacagtaaCGTCACCTCTTTCTTTTGGCAACAGCTACACAAACAATAAGAATAGCAGCGACTGCCACTATGACCCCAATGATTATAAGCcagtctggagagagagagagtgagaaacaaCAAGTCATGAGTCAAGTGTGTCATAATAAAACAGAGtcattatgaaataatgttggaggttctgtaaatgaaatgacaggCTGCTCACCTGATGAACTCTGGCTCTCTGGTTGACCGGGTCCAGGCTCAGAGGGAGCAAGGACACGTCCTCTGCCGTTAGGTTGTAAAGAAGCTGcatgacaataaaacataaaacaattaatatatactgtatataaaaatacatacatatgtatatatacagattTTTTACCAGTTACATCAATTAGTGTTTCACTGTACAGAGTGGTGATATGGTTGAAGTGTAAgggtaaaaaaatgttttttcccgTAAAagtcctgtattttctggatgtgttccaatattATAGCACTATAGCGAATATTATGGTGACCTATGACTGCTGTgcagtacatatacatatattagtgtatgtgagtgtgcatTTAAATAGTATTTGTGGCTGTGTCACAGAAAATATATTTCTTCTCTAGTGTAAAAAAGCCATTGAGGCCTGTTTAGTCACAAATTTACTCGACAGCTCTAACTAACACAAGGGGGCGTCCTGTGTTCCTAAAATAAGTTCAGTTCCCCTCAAACTTGTTGCATTTGAAGTGAGAATGTGCTGCTTGTTGCATTTAAAAGAGGTGTCACCACTTTTCTATCGTCCCCTATGTATGCAGAGGGgaatttaaactttaaaggtATTACAGATGGAATCAACACTTCTTTGGACACAATCTCCATAGAAACATGATACAACATTTGCAGCACTTAGACTGCCAGATggtatttttgtaaaaatactgaaatatttcAGTTGTAAACATGCTTGTCTTACACTCGTGATCTCTGACAGGCTCCTTTTTGTCATCCTCCTGCTCATTTTCAGAGGGAGATTGTGT
Coding sequences within:
- the LOC122775376 gene encoding CD44 antigen-like, whose amino-acid sequence is MDSFDSETGGATIAPGEDESNGMIEMITTASITPAEDPKGGSKNGTQGFNFTVGDLDQPTGSGMLPTQPEEEAAPTTAPVGESGETQSPSENEQEDDKKEPVRDHESSLQPNGRGRVLAPSEPGPGQPESQSSSDWLIIIGVIVAVAAILIVCVAVAKRKSLCGKRQTLMITAKDGGEGNGAAASASSPHSQEREQEMVTLMNKEKIQENGNTEEFTVITLEESPDKEQQA